The DNA segment GGTGTTCAACTCAAGCGTTTCTTCGTACGACAACGATCAACTTGCCGGCTTCACGGATCTGAACACAGCCGACACCAACAGCACGTGGACCGATAAAGTCGGCGCCGGAGAGGGCATCAATGGCGGTAGCTGGTTCATGGGTGGGATCAATGGCGGCCTGATCGACAATCTCTGTTCGGGCAAGACAATCTCCAAGCTGAGCGACGTACTTGGCATCTGCCCCGAAGGTCCTTCGCAGAAGGGAACCCTCCAGATCGCAGGTGCTGCGCTCTACGCGCACATGAACCGGATTCGCTCCACCAGCCAGGCGGCAACGCTGGGCGTGCCAACCGCCGATACCACCTCCCTCAAGGTCACGACCTACGCCGTCCAGCTGGCCACCAACACGCCCAAGATCAACGTGAATGTGGGCGGCAAAACCGTCACCATCATGCCTGCGTACCAGTTGCACCCGCAGTCGCCCAACTCGGTAACCGCGGACGCCAGCAGCGGAACACTGGTGGACTTCAAGGTCATTTCGCAGACGGCCACGAGCGGCAAGTTCTACGTAAACTGGGAAGATTCCGTCGCCGGCGGCGATTATGACCAGGATGTCTGGGGCATCCTCAGCTATACGGTGACGGGCAATACAGTCCAGGTATCGACCCAGGTGGTCTCTGGCTCGTCGGCGAATGGCCAGGGCTTTGGCTATGTCATCTCCGGCACAACCAAGGATGGCCCACACTTCCATTCGGGCATCTACAACTTCAAGTACACCGACCCGGCACCTGTCACCGTCACGCCTTCGAGCGCGCCCACCAACACATCGGGCGGCTGCAATCTGTGTAACTTCGGCGATCCCCAGACCACCGTCAGCTACACGGCCAGCGGGTCGGTGGCTTCGCAGTTCATGGATCCGCTCTACTACGCAGCAAAATGGGGGGGCTTCAAGGACCTGAACGGTTCGGGCACACCCGACCAGGTCTCCGAGTGGGATGTGCGCTTGTCCGATGGCAGCGGCGGCTCCGACGGCTTGCCGGACAACTACTTCTACGCCACCAACCCAGGCGCGCTCAGCAGCGCGCTGGAGCGCGCGTTCCTGTCGATCCTGCAGACTTCTTCGGCGGCATCGGTGGCGACCAGTTCCTCGTCGCTCACGACCGGATCGACGATCTACCAGGCTCGCTTCAATGGCACTGACTGGTCCGGTCAATTGCTCGCATACGCTGTCGACACCAACGGCGTCGTCACCAACCCTGCCCAGTGGGATGCGGGCGCAAAAATGAAGGCGGTCAACGCAACCGCTCGCAACATCCTCACTTACGATGGCACGTCATCGGCAAATGCCGGGATTCCGTTCCGTTGGGGCACCCTGCCGGCAAGCTATCAGAGCACGCTTAACCGCAGCGACACACTAGGAAGCGCACGCCTGAACTGGATTCGCGGCGACCAGAGCAATGAAGGGACTGCAACCGGCAAATTCCGCGTCCGGCCCAACTCGGTCCTTGGCGACATCGTCAATTCCAGTCCACAGTATGTTGGCCGCCCCAATGCGGGCTACGCGGACGCCGACTATGCCACCTTCGTCCTGGGCAAGAAAAGCCGCAAGCCCATGCTCTATGTCGGCGCCAACGACGGCATGCTGCATGCGTTCTCCGCGAATCCGATCACGAGCGGGAGCGGCAGTGACGCCGGTACGGAGTTGTTTGCCTACGTGCCTTCCGCGCTATACGGCAATCTGCCCGGGCTCAGCGACCTTGGCTACACGCACGCTTACTATGTCGACGGCACGCCTGCGGTGACGGATGCCAAGGTCAATGGCAACTGGAAGACTGTGCTGGTGGGCGGGCTCGGCGGCGGCGGCGCGGGCATCTACGCATTGGATGTGACCAACCCGGAGAGCATCAGCGAGGGCACGGCCGCCTCGACCGTCCTGTGGGAGTTCACCAACAACGTCGATGCGGACCTGGGCTATACCTTCGGGCAGCCCTCGATCATCAAGATGGCGAATGGCAAGTGGGCGGCGATCTTCGGCAACGGCTACAACAGCGCCGCAGGCAAAGCGTACTTGTACGTCGTGTTTCTTGACAGGCCCACAGGCTCGAAGAAGTGGGTGCTGGGTACCGACTATCTGAAGCTGGCCACGGGTGCCGGCTCGGTCTCCACGCCGAACGGGCTTTCGCAACCGTTCCCCGCTGACGTCGACGGCGATGGCACTACCGATTTCATCTACGCCGGCGACCTGCTTGGCAACTTGTGGAAGTTCAACATGAAGAGCACCACGGCTTCTGCCTGGGGCCTGCAAACCGCGAACACGCCGCTGTTCATCGCTACCGACGCCAACGGTACCCGGCAGCCGATCACATCGTCCGTGGATGTCACGCGCAACCCCGCGGGCGGCTATGTCGTGCTGTTCGGCACGGGCCGCTATGTCGACACCACTGACCCAGCGAATATGTCGACGCAGACTTTCTACGGCATCTGGGATCAGAACACCCCCACTTTGAGCACGGTCGCCCGCAGTTCGCTGGTAGCGCAGACCATCAACCGGGAAGTCGATGCCTACGGCTACACTTATCGCATGGTGAGCCAGAACCAGGTCCTCTATGCCGCCAACGGCAAGCAAGGCTGGTATCTTGACCTGGTGTCGCCCGCTTCCGGCATCCAGGGCGAGCGGGTGGTCTACAGCCCACTGGCGCGTGGAGACCGTATCATCTTCACGACGCTGATTCCGTCAGCAAACTCCTGTGACAGCGGGGGAACCAGCTGGCTGATGGAACTCGCATCGCTATCCGGCGGGCGCCTGACGGTCACACCATTCGACGTAAACAACGATCACACCTTCTCTTCCGCCGATTTCCTCAACGACGGCGCCAATGGCAACGTCCCGGTTGGCGGACGGAAATCCACCGTCGGCATTACACCGGCGCCCACGGTCACAAAATGCGGGACGAGCAAGGAATGCAAGTTCATGACCGGCACCACGGGCAACCAGGAGACCGTCGGAGAGAGCGCGTCGAGCCAGACGGGGCGGCTGTCCTGGCGGGAGATCCTGCATTGACCTCGCCATGTAGCATCAAGATCATGAGGAATATCGCCATGAAAACAATATGTGTGGCGCGAACACCCGCTCGGGGCTTTACGCTGATGGAGGTGATGGCCGTTGTGGCCATCGTCGGGATCCTGACGGCGATCGCCATCCCGAACTACACGCAGTACGTGCTGCGTGCGAAGCGAACCGAAGGCAAGGCCGCCCTGCTGAAGACGCAGGGCGCGCTCGAGCGCTACTACACGGTGAACAATGCCTATACGCAAGATCTCTCTGCCCTGGGTGCGAGCGCTTTCTCTGGGGATAACGCCGCGGGTAGCGCCTACACCATTGCGGTTGTCCCTGGCGTCAACGGCATCGCGGTGAGCTATACCGTCAACGCGACGCCGGTCGGACAGGACACGCTGTGTGGAGTGCTGTCCGTCGACTACCAAAACACCAAGACTGCCAGCGGCACGGGTACACAGTCACAGTGCTGGTGAGGCACCAGATCATGCAGGAAAAGGGTTGGCGGGTTGGCGGCTTCGAGGTCGAGGTCGAGGTCAATAACCGGAAGATACCCCCCGGCCCTTTTGAGATTTCTCCTCAGTCAAGCTCTACAATTCGGAACATTTGCGGCGCACCATCCTGGCTATCTTCTGGCATCCCGTCTTTGATGCGAGATTGCCATGCCGCTGGGAACCGGACGACCGCCTCACCCATCATCCGCAAAGCGGGGACTCCCCTCCCCGCCTCGCGGCTTCATCCTCATCGAATCCCTCACCGCCCTCGCTGTCCTCGGCGTCGGCCTGCTGCCGCTTGCTGCGCTGGCGCCGTTCGCGCTTGGCACGCTGCGCGGCTATGAGGCGCTTGGCCACGCCACACGGGCCGCCGCGGAATTA comes from the Cupriavidus basilensis genome and includes:
- a CDS encoding type IV pilin protein, with protein sequence MKTICVARTPARGFTLMEVMAVVAIVGILTAIAIPNYTQYVLRAKRTEGKAALLKTQGALERYYTVNNAYTQDLSALGASAFSGDNAAGSAYTIAVVPGVNGIAVSYTVNATPVGQDTLCGVLSVDYQNTKTASGTGTQSQCW
- a CDS encoding pilus assembly protein, which codes for MTQQARFRPVTGLQLLLAIASAILAVASACAAQLSLATRPLYAGGNVPPMVMIDLSKDHTLHQKAYNDYTDLNGDGVLDTTYTNSIDYAGYFDSYKCYTYDGSTQHAFVPSAVTADKYCNGSTWSGNFLNWASMSRIDEVRKILYGGFRSTDTATTTVLERAFLPMDAHAWAKFYNGSDVSKLVPLTVEAAGPTLTSSTTVTVAANVITGIKLSSVANISIGDQIVMTANSPAPANTTLTGWVMSVDTSSNKTISLAVYPDGVSKPSGAASSYNSWAVTNLTRGGLTICNVTPKDSSNVNSQSNTQAPQLRVVSGNYATWGASEKWQCNWSEEQNNTQSSFLTKINGTSVTGSSNGNRAALSGINASAENPVKAARALGTGESSGTFNARVQVCVPGLLGTENCKQYGSSSYKPFGLLQKYGESGQMLFGLMTGTYDKNISGGVLRQNVVNFSQEVDPTNGTFTYAASSPVKGIVWNVNKLRPYGYSYSDGSYVNADSCNYQQTSIVPSGGSTSQNQPANEGNCSTWGNPISEIYLESLRYFAGKTANSSFTPKSSGSKDAALNLTTPAWANPMDLPSSNANKAPYCTPLNTLVFNSSVSSYDNDQLAGFTDLNTADTNSTWTDKVGAGEGINGGSWFMGGINGGLIDNLCSGKTISKLSDVLGICPEGPSQKGTLQIAGAALYAHMNRIRSTSQAATLGVPTADTTSLKVTTYAVQLATNTPKINVNVGGKTVTIMPAYQLHPQSPNSVTADASSGTLVDFKVISQTATSGKFYVNWEDSVAGGDYDQDVWGILSYTVTGNTVQVSTQVVSGSSANGQGFGYVISGTTKDGPHFHSGIYNFKYTDPAPVTVTPSSAPTNTSGGCNLCNFGDPQTTVSYTASGSVASQFMDPLYYAAKWGGFKDLNGSGTPDQVSEWDVRLSDGSGGSDGLPDNYFYATNPGALSSALERAFLSILQTSSAASVATSSSSLTTGSTIYQARFNGTDWSGQLLAYAVDTNGVVTNPAQWDAGAKMKAVNATARNILTYDGTSSANAGIPFRWGTLPASYQSTLNRSDTLGSARLNWIRGDQSNEGTATGKFRVRPNSVLGDIVNSSPQYVGRPNAGYADADYATFVLGKKSRKPMLYVGANDGMLHAFSANPITSGSGSDAGTELFAYVPSALYGNLPGLSDLGYTHAYYVDGTPAVTDAKVNGNWKTVLVGGLGGGGAGIYALDVTNPESISEGTAASTVLWEFTNNVDADLGYTFGQPSIIKMANGKWAAIFGNGYNSAAGKAYLYVVFLDRPTGSKKWVLGTDYLKLATGAGSVSTPNGLSQPFPADVDGDGTTDFIYAGDLLGNLWKFNMKSTTASAWGLQTANTPLFIATDANGTRQPITSSVDVTRNPAGGYVVLFGTGRYVDTTDPANMSTQTFYGIWDQNTPTLSTVARSSLVAQTINREVDAYGYTYRMVSQNQVLYAANGKQGWYLDLVSPASGIQGERVVYSPLARGDRIIFTTLIPSANSCDSGGTSWLMELASLSGGRLTVTPFDVNNDHTFSSADFLNDGANGNVPVGGRKSTVGITPAPTVTKCGTSKECKFMTGTTGNQETVGESASSQTGRLSWREILH